The Candidatus Binatia bacterium genome segment GCGTTCATCCCCATCGGCTTCTCGAGCAACACCGGCTTGCCGGCCTTCAGGCAAGCCAGCGTGTCCGGCAGGTGCAACGAGTTGGGCGAGGCGACAAACACGGCATCCACGTCGGGACAGCGCGCCAACTCGTCGACCGAAGTGAACGCATGGGGGATGCCGTACTGGGCGGCCGAAGCCTTGGCCTTGGCGGCGTCGCGGCGCGAGATCGCGGTGACACGGCAGCGGCTGGCTTTGGCAAAGCCTGGCATCAGCTGCTTCACGCCATGCAAACCAAACCCGGCAATTCCGAAACGAATCATGGCTGCGGAGGCGGCGCCTGCGAGGGCGGAGGCGTGTTCTTCGGTGGCGGCATGGTAGTGGTCGGAGGCTGCACCGGTGGAAGCGGTTGCTGCGGAGCGGCGCCGGGTGCGGGCGCTTGCGTTCCGGGTGCTCCGGCGGGCGGACGCGGAGGAGGCGGTGTCACGACAAAGCCCATCCGCTCGGCGGTAGGCGGCGGTGCGTTCGGGCTTCCGCGGCGGGCGCTGCGTACCTCGCTGATCTTCGTTTGCACGATTTGCGTCAAATTGTCGTAGCGCGACAGGACGTTTTCGAGCCAGTAAGGATGATTCTCTTTGAGGTAATAGTCCGAGTACATTTTGCGGTTGCGGACCAGCGCGTCGCGCAGATCTTCGAGGCGGCCGTTGGTACCGGTGATTTCGTTGATCGAACCCAAGTTGTAGCGGCCCTGCGCGCTCGGCGTTTGCGTGCCGCTCCAGGCCTTGGCGATCTCGTCCTGGTATTGCACCTTCATGCCGAGGAAGTCGAGGCGGTAGCCGGCGAGGATCATCGGCTCGATCGTATCGGAATGGATCGCAGCCTTATCGCGGTTGTTGATCAGCGCTTCCAGACCTTTCTCCGCCGAGAGCCGCAGGTCGCGCGCGATGGGCAGCATGCGTCCGGCAAACTGCGCACCCGCCGGTGAAAATGGATCAACCCACAAATACGAATTGGACGACTCGCCCAGTCCGGCGCTCTTGAACAGCGTGTTGGCTTTGTTCAAGTCGAGGATGGCGTCGTGAAACGTGGAGCCGGTGTTGCGGTAGAAGGCCCAGTCGTAGGCCTGCTGGAACTGCTGGATGTTGCACTCCCCCTGCTGCCAGGAGCAGGCGCCGCCCAGGACAAATTGCGGCCACGTCAGTCCGATGAACGACTCGCCATCGTCGTTCCAATTCGTGTTCAACATGCCGAGCGCGTTGTACTTTTGCCCGTCGCGCACGAAGACGCTGATGTTTGGATAGGCGTTGTCGAGGTTGGGGAAGATCACGTTCCAGTTATTCGCCCCGGGCGCGACGAACAGGTCCAGACCCGCGTCCTTGTAGGGTTTGAGCATGTTGTCGAAGTTCGGGCGCGCGCTGTAGGACCAGGCAACCGCGATCACGTCCTTGGGCAGGATGTTGAGCAGTTGCGGGTATTTCATGGCGATGTCGCCCCAGAACATGATGCGCTTGTGGTGCGGCTTGAGGATGTCGGTGATGCGCGCGAGGAAGTCGAGATAGACCTTGCCGATGCCGACTTCATCCGCCCTGGGCTTGGTCTGGCCGCGGCCGAGCTCGAAGGTCTCGTCGGCGCCGATGTGCAGGAACGGGCCGGGGTATACCTCGGCGAGCTCGTCGAACATCTTCTG includes the following:
- a CDS encoding Gfo/Idh/MocA family oxidoreductase, coding for MKQLMPGFAKASRCRVTAISRRDAAKAKASAAQYGIPHAFTSVDELARCPDVDAVFVASPNSLHLPDTLACLKAGKPVLLEKPMGMNA
- a CDS encoding beta-N-acetylhexosaminidase, giving the protein MKHKRVLILAALLCSAAVHAQQLKLIPYPKQVELGPGKVTVTSATRIALTAKHAKADRIAAEMLAEEIERTSGRKPTIGAAAPGTIQLRRLEPKSGDDPLFKDEGYTIEVKGGRIVVAGASDAGLFYGVQTLRQLMQPDGKKLIVPEVSIRDWPSMRWRGVHDDLSRGPIPKLEFLKQQIRTLSEYKINMFSPYMEAVFAYKRQPLIAPQEAAVTPGEARELVKYAAQYYVTVVPEQEAFGHLHNILKYELYTDLAETPHGHVLAPGQEGSYALIQKMFDELAEVYPGPFLHIGADETFELGRGQTKPRADEVGIGKVYLDFLARITDILKPHHKRIMFWGDIAMKYPQLLNILPKDVIAVAWSYSARPNFDNMLKPYKDAGLDLFVAPGANNWNVIFPNLDNAYPNISVFVRDGQKYNALGMLNTNWNDDGESFIGLTWPQFVLGGACSWQQGECNIQQFQQAYDWAFYRNTGSTFHDAILDLNKANTLFKSAGLGESSNSYLWVDPFSPAGAQFAGRMLPIARDLRLSAEKGLEALINNRDKAAIHSDTIEPMILAGYRLDFLGMKVQYQDEIAKAWSGTQTPSAQGRYNLGSINEITGTNGRLEDLRDALVRNRKMYSDYYLKENHPYWLENVLSRYDNLTQIVQTKISEVRSARRGSPNAPPPTAERMGFVVTPPPPRPPAGAPGTQAPAPGAAPQQPLPPVQPPTTTMPPPKNTPPPSQAPPPQP